Within Mucilaginibacter inviolabilis, the genomic segment AATCTTTGGGATAGCGTCGGTAGGTTGCGGACTTGCATGTAACGCGCGCTCATTGATCGGGTTCCGGGCTTTGCAAGGAATCGGTTCCGCAACCATGATTCCAAGTTCGTTATCTATTCTCAGCAACAATTTCTCAAACGAACCAAAGCTAAAAGCGCGCGCTATCGCTTACTGGACTGCCGGAGGGGCGATATCTATAGCAGCCGGACCTGTTGTTGGCGGATTACTCGTCAATATGAGTAGCTGGCGGATAATCTTTCTGGTAAATATACCGATATGTTTGGCCGGCTTCTTTTTAAGCATTTATCTCACTGATAGTGTAAAAAGTAAAAGCAAGGGCTTTGATATACCCGGGCAATTGATCTGGATGCTCGCGCTCACCGTTTTTATTGCTGCAATGATCGAATGGCATACGCTGGGTCCAACATCACCGATCATATATGGCGGCATCTCTTTCAGTATCCTGATGTTGATAATGTTTATTTGGCGTGAACGGGTAGCGAAGGCACCAATTCTTCCGCTTGACCTGTTCAATTCCAGGAATTTCAATGTATTTATTGGCTTGGGAATGTCCCTCAACTGGATATATTATGGTCTGGTCTTTGTTCTTAGCCTCTACCTGCAGCAGGTCTTGCATTATACTGCGTTTCAGACCGGCCTTGCTTTTTTACCATTAACCGGTGGGTTTCTAATCTCAAACCTGATGAGCGGCTACCTGATGGATCGCTATGGAATACGTGTGCCGATCCTTATCGGATCTGTAGTTTTCGCTGCGGGTTGCATCTGCCTGTTAGCAGCAAAAACAGAAACACCATACTGGCATCTGTTATTCCCTTTCTTTGGCCTGCCATTCGGAATGGGCGTGGCTGTTCCGGCAATGACCACAGGTACACTCGCGACGGTAACCGCAGGTAGATCCGGTATTGCATCGGCAGTTCTTAATACTACCCGACAAGCAGCAGGCGCTGTAGACGTGGCTGTGTTTGGTACTATGGCCAGTGGCGGAACCAATCAAATCGTTTCAGCCATCACGGTAATCGCAATCATAGCGGCGGTCTATATGCTTTTTTATGCTTTGTTGATCTATAAGACACTTCAAGAACTTAATCACTATAAATAATAAGTGCTGCACGACGCAAAATCAATGACAGCATTTCTTAACAAATGGTAATGGCAGTTCAATTTCCAAACTTGACTTTTGCTCAAAACAATGGTTATGAAAAAAGAGAAAGTTTTGCTTACCGGTGTTACCGGATTTTTAGGAGCTCATACGGCCATTACACTGCTAAATGCAGGGTATGAAGTTATCGGTACCCTACGCTCCGAGGGTCGTAAAGCTGCGATATTGCAAGTCATCAAAGAACATACGGCAAATATTGACAGGCTAAGTTTTGCAGTGGCAGACCTAAGCGATAAAGATATCTGGTATGAACTTACCCAGGGTGTTGATTTCATTCAGCATGTGGCATCACCTTTTCCGTCAACTTTACCTAAAAACGAGAACGAACTGATCAGGCCTGCTAAAGACGGAACGCTAAATATTTTAAGAGCTGCGGCACGGAACAACGTTAAGCGGGTGATCCTGACCTCCGGACTGTGTTCAATCGCCTATGGTATTGATGAATGGAATGATAATAAAGTCTTCAACGAAAACGACTGGACGAATATTAACACCGACAAAGATATAACACCGTATTATAAGAGTAAGACCATCGCTGAAAAAGCGGCCTGGGATTATATGAAAAGTAATTTAACAGACCTTGAACTGGTGACCGTGTGCCCAGGCGCTATTTTAGGACCTGTTCTGGAAGAAGATTACGGAAATTCTGCCAATATGATCATCGCCTTGCTTAACGGCAGCTACCCGGCCATACCCAAAATAGGGTTTGATCTGGTTGACGTACGCTCAGTGGCTGATTTGCTGGCTAAAGCAATGGAAAGTCCACAGGCAGCCGGAAATCGTTACATCGCCGCTTCGGAATACTTAAAGTTCAAAGAGATCGCTGTTATATTGAAAGAATGCTATCCTGATAGAA encodes:
- a CDS encoding SDR family oxidoreductase, with the translated sequence MKKEKVLLTGVTGFLGAHTAITLLNAGYEVIGTLRSEGRKAAILQVIKEHTANIDRLSFAVADLSDKDIWYELTQGVDFIQHVASPFPSTLPKNENELIRPAKDGTLNILRAAARNNVKRVILTSGLCSIAYGIDEWNDNKVFNENDWTNINTDKDITPYYKSKTIAEKAAWDYMKSNLTDLELVTVCPGAILGPVLEEDYGNSANMIIALLNGSYPAIPKIGFDLVDVRSVADLLAKAMESPQAAGNRYIAASEYLKFKEIAVILKECYPDRKIPSAEFPNFITKLIANFRPELKPVLLEMKRRKTDLTKARKELGWQPIPAKDAVIACAESVLQLKIVK
- a CDS encoding MFS transporter, coding for MKKNQTGFWFVVITTSLAFVVSQLDVSIVNVAVPQIGKSFSANISTLQWIVDAYTIAFAVLMLSAGGMSDLLGSRRLFQIGILIFGIASVGCGLACNARSLIGFRALQGIGSATMIPSSLSILSNNFSNEPKLKARAIAYWTAGGAISIAAGPVVGGLLVNMSSWRIIFLVNIPICLAGFFLSIYLTDSVKSKSKGFDIPGQLIWMLALTVFIAAMIEWHTLGPTSPIIYGGISFSILMLIMFIWRERVAKAPILPLDLFNSRNFNVFIGLGMSLNWIYYGLVFVLSLYLQQVLHYTAFQTGLAFLPLTGGFLISNLMSGYLMDRYGIRVPILIGSVVFAAGCICLLAAKTETPYWHLLFPFFGLPFGMGVAVPAMTTGTLATVTAGRSGIASAVLNTTRQAAGAVDVAVFGTMASGGTNQIVSAITVIAIIAAVYMLFYALLIYKTLQELNHYK